Proteins encoded together in one Riemerella anatipestifer window:
- a CDS encoding VanZ family protein, producing the protein MPIYWALLTYVLLKPVGEHKDYWFLFQGIDKVVHFSIFFVLGFLFRWAYPKASVYAYYFILVAYAILTEIFQQVMALGRSAEWLDLLADTIGLVLAYYIYTKATRK; encoded by the coding sequence ATGCCCATTTATTGGGCATTACTTACTTATGTTCTTCTCAAACCTGTTGGAGAGCATAAAGACTATTGGTTCCTATTTCAAGGGATAGATAAAGTAGTTCATTTTAGTATATTTTTCGTGTTAGGCTTTCTATTTCGTTGGGCATATCCCAAAGCTAGTGTTTATGCCTACTATTTTATCCTTGTTGCTTACGCTATTCTTACAGAAATTTTTCAGCAAGTTATGGCACTTGGGCGTTCTGCTGAGTGGCTAGACCTTTTAGCAGATACTATAGGCTTGGTGCTAGCTTATTATATATATACTAAAGCTACAAGAAAGTAA
- the asnS gene encoding asparagine--tRNA ligase, with translation MEKQTIKDILSNYKTILHHDITIEGWVRAFRSNRFIALNDGSTLNNLQIVVDFEKFDDEIIKNIHTASSLKVTGEVVESQGAGQSVEIIAKKIELLGENLSEELQSTILQPKRHTLEKLREQAHLRFRTNLFGAVFRVRSAVSFAIHQFFNQNQFFYINTPIITGADAEGAGEMFGVSNFDLNKVPKNEDGEVDYTQDFFGKKTNLTVSGQLEAETAAMGLGRVYTFGPTFRAENSNTTRHLAEFWMVEPEVAFNNLEDNIDLAESFLKYVIQYVLDHCKDDLELLDKRFAEEQKQKPEKDRAKEGLIEKLENVVKKRFKRVSYTEAIEILLNSKENKKGKFQFPVEKWGADLQSEHERYLVEKHFECPVVLFDYPKEIKAFYMRLNEDQKTVAAMDVLFPGIGEIIGGSQREERLEVLKQKMADMNVDEHELWWYLDTRKFGSVPHAGFGLGLERLVLFVTGMTNIRDVIPFPRTPKNAEF, from the coding sequence ATGGAAAAACAAACTATAAAAGATATTTTATCAAACTATAAAACGATTCTTCATCACGACATTACCATAGAAGGTTGGGTAAGAGCATTCCGTTCAAACAGGTTTATTGCACTTAATGACGGTTCTACGCTTAACAACCTCCAAATCGTAGTAGATTTTGAGAAATTTGATGATGAGATTATTAAAAATATCCACACCGCTTCATCGCTTAAAGTAACAGGCGAAGTGGTGGAAAGCCAAGGGGCTGGGCAGTCAGTAGAGATTATTGCTAAAAAAATAGAATTACTAGGAGAAAACCTATCCGAAGAATTACAATCTACCATACTTCAGCCTAAAAGACACACTCTAGAAAAGCTAAGAGAACAAGCACACCTTCGTTTCAGAACTAATCTGTTTGGTGCGGTGTTCCGTGTGAGAAGTGCCGTGAGTTTTGCCATTCACCAATTCTTTAACCAAAACCAGTTTTTCTACATCAATACGCCTATCATTACAGGGGCTGATGCCGAAGGTGCTGGAGAAATGTTTGGAGTGAGCAACTTTGACCTTAATAAGGTTCCTAAAAACGAAGACGGAGAGGTAGATTATACACAAGATTTCTTTGGTAAGAAAACGAATCTTACCGTATCTGGACAGCTAGAAGCCGAGACTGCAGCAATGGGGCTTGGGAGAGTCTATACTTTTGGACCTACATTCCGTGCAGAAAACTCTAATACTACAAGACACTTAGCCGAATTCTGGATGGTAGAGCCTGAAGTGGCTTTCAATAATTTAGAAGACAACATAGATTTAGCAGAATCTTTCTTAAAGTATGTTATCCAGTATGTACTAGACCATTGTAAAGATGATTTAGAGCTACTAGACAAACGCTTTGCTGAAGAGCAAAAACAAAAACCTGAAAAGGATAGAGCGAAAGAAGGTCTAATAGAAAAACTAGAAAATGTAGTGAAAAAACGCTTTAAGCGTGTAAGCTATACAGAAGCAATAGAAATACTACTCAACTCTAAAGAAAATAAAAAAGGGAAGTTCCAGTTCCCTGTGGAAAAATGGGGAGCAGACCTCCAGTCGGAGCACGAGCGTTATCTCGTAGAGAAACATTTTGAATGTCCTGTAGTCTTATTTGATTATCCTAAAGAAATCAAAGCCTTTTATATGCGTCTTAACGAAGACCAAAAAACAGTGGCGGCAATGGACGTGCTTTTCCCTGGTATTGGAGAAATCATTGGAGGGTCACAGAGAGAAGAGCGTCTAGAAGTTCTAAAGCAAAAAATGGCAGATATGAATGTAGATGAACACGAATTATGGTGGTATCTAGATACCAGAAAATTCGGTTCTGTACCTCACGCTGGGTTTGGTTTAGGACTAGAAAGATTGGTGCTATTTGTAACTGGAATGACGAACATTCGTGATGTAATCCCATTCCCTAGAACACCTAAAAACGCTGAATTTTAA
- a CDS encoding quinolinate synthase NadA translates to MEENKKNTKTNLPVPDFFKYQEFQMPADDRLEEEILRLKQEKQIPILAHSLYGVVFLKKVSDASGNLLEIAKKIEERKWTKVLFSGTMFQAGVLKGLFPNTTFWIPKEVSKDTSEEDFYDILREVYLSLKYEYPIVELEDDSLLVDYQK, encoded by the coding sequence ATGGAAGAAAATAAAAAAAATACCAAGACTAATCTACCAGTTCCAGATTTTTTTAAATATCAAGAGTTTCAGATGCCAGCAGACGACCGTTTAGAAGAAGAAATATTGAGGCTGAAACAGGAAAAACAAATCCCAATATTAGCTCATAGTTTATACGGGGTAGTATTTTTAAAAAAAGTATCAGACGCTTCGGGCAATCTTTTAGAAATAGCAAAAAAAATAGAAGAAAGAAAATGGACAAAAGTTCTATTTTCAGGGACGATGTTCCAAGCAGGGGTTCTTAAAGGTCTATTCCCAAATACTACTTTTTGGATTCCTAAGGAAGTGAGTAAAGATACTTCGGAAGAAGATTTTTATGATATTCTAAGAGAGGTTTACCTTAGTCTTAAGTATGAATATCCAATTGTGGAATTAGAAGACGATTCTCTTTTGGTAGATTATCAAAAATAA
- the folB gene encoding dihydroneopterin aldolase, whose translation MRSKIILEDIKIYAYHGVLPEENIVGTYYLVNLECDVDLWSAAQTDNLEDTISYAELNDIVHQEMNVNSKLLEHVAGRIIKTILAKYPQITHIKVKITKQAPPMRGEVQGASVVLEKDNK comes from the coding sequence ATGAGGTCAAAAATTATTTTAGAGGATATTAAAATCTATGCCTACCATGGGGTCTTGCCAGAAGAAAATATTGTAGGTACTTACTACTTAGTTAATTTGGAGTGTGATGTGGATTTATGGAGTGCGGCTCAAACAGATAATTTGGAAGATACCATCAGCTATGCGGAGCTTAATGATATAGTACATCAGGAGATGAATGTTAACTCCAAATTGTTGGAGCATGTGGCAGGACGAATTATTAAAACTATTTTGGCTAAATATCCTCAGATTACGCATATTAAGGTTAAAATTACCAAGCAAGCACCACCTATGAGAGGAGAAGTTCAAGGGGCTAGTGTGGTATTAGAGAAAGATAATAAATAA
- a CDS encoding YicC/YloC family endoribonuclease, translated as MTGFGRAEGTFENKKISIDIKSVNSKGLDISLRMPSIYRGKEFLIKKIISETILRGKVDCCISIESLVQESQLVLNKEIIQNYITQFKEIVSEDTPDFELLKMVMRLPDATTYNTEEISDEEWVFIEQLLLEAINNFTEFRKTEGQSLQEELQKNITNIGLNLEKVTPFEAERLVGIKEKYQKALQDFENVDETRFYQEMAYYTEKLDVSEEKVRLAQHLKYYQDTMLQDEFNGKKLGFIAQEIGREINTLGSKANHAEIQKLVVLMKDDLEKIKEQTLNVL; from the coding sequence ATGACAGGCTTTGGGAGAGCCGAAGGTACTTTTGAGAATAAAAAAATAAGTATAGATATTAAATCTGTTAATAGTAAAGGGTTAGATATTAGTCTTAGAATGCCCTCGATATATAGAGGAAAAGAATTTCTGATTAAAAAGATAATTTCGGAAACCATTTTGAGAGGGAAGGTTGATTGTTGCATTAGTATAGAAAGCTTGGTTCAAGAGAGCCAATTGGTACTAAATAAAGAGATAATTCAAAATTATATTACTCAATTTAAAGAGATTGTTTCAGAAGATACGCCAGACTTTGAACTTCTAAAAATGGTGATGAGGTTGCCTGATGCTACAACTTACAATACGGAGGAAATTTCGGATGAAGAATGGGTTTTTATAGAACAATTGTTGTTAGAAGCCATCAATAACTTTACAGAATTTAGAAAAACCGAAGGACAGTCTTTGCAAGAAGAATTACAAAAAAATATTACCAATATTGGTCTGAATTTAGAAAAAGTAACACCATTTGAGGCAGAACGATTGGTTGGTATTAAAGAAAAATATCAGAAAGCGTTGCAAGATTTTGAGAATGTAGACGAGACTAGATTCTACCAAGAGATGGCTTATTATACCGAAAAGTTAGATGTTTCAGAAGAAAAAGTAAGGTTGGCTCAGCATCTTAAATACTATCAAGATACGATGCTTCAAGATGAATTTAATGGTAAGAAATTAGGTTTTATAGCCCAGGAGATAGGGCGAGAAATCAATACATTAGGTTCTAAAGCTAACCACGCAGAAATTCAGAAATTGGTAGTATTGATGAAAGACGATTTGGAAAAAATTAAAGAGCAAACGCTTAATGTATTGTAA
- the gcvH gene encoding glycine cleavage system protein GcvH, whose amino-acid sequence MNTPAELKYTKDHEWVKIEGNIATVGITDFAQSELGDIVFVDVDTVDETLNSGEVFGSVEAVKTVSDLYLPLAGKVVEFNEALEDEPELVNTDPYGKGWIIKLEIAEGVDQSELLSSEQYQEVIG is encoded by the coding sequence ATGAATACACCAGCAGAACTAAAGTACACTAAAGACCACGAATGGGTAAAAATTGAAGGTAACATAGCTACAGTCGGCATTACAGATTTTGCACAGTCTGAGCTAGGGGATATTGTTTTCGTAGATGTAGATACTGTAGATGAAACTTTGAATTCAGGTGAGGTCTTCGGTAGCGTAGAAGCGGTTAAAACTGTTTCAGACCTTTACTTACCATTAGCAGGAAAAGTAGTGGAGTTCAACGAAGCGTTAGAAGATGAGCCAGAATTGGTAAACACAGACCCTTACGGAAAAGGTTGGATTATAAAACTAGAAATTGCAGAAGGCGTAGACCAATCAGAATTATTATCTTCTGAACAATATCAAGAAGTCATTGGTTAA
- the gmk gene encoding guanylate kinase, translating to MDKVIIFSAPSGSGKTTLVKYCLEKFSNLEFSISATTRQPRGAEQDGKDYHFLSLEKFKQLISEEAFVEYEEVYTDKFYGTLKSEVERIWKSGKTVIFDVDVVGGVNLKNIFGEKALSIFIAPPSIEELKNRLISRGTDDEATIKIRVDKAAEELSYQDKFDKIIINDDLSVAQKEVEQVIHQFLN from the coding sequence TTGGATAAAGTTATTATATTTTCGGCACCATCGGGGAGTGGTAAAACCACATTGGTAAAGTATTGTTTAGAGAAATTTTCCAATTTGGAGTTTTCTATATCTGCTACGACAAGACAGCCGAGAGGTGCAGAGCAAGATGGTAAAGATTATCATTTTTTAAGTTTAGAAAAGTTTAAACAACTGATTTCAGAAGAGGCTTTTGTGGAGTACGAAGAAGTCTATACGGATAAATTTTATGGCACATTAAAATCGGAAGTAGAGCGTATTTGGAAATCGGGCAAAACAGTTATTTTTGATGTAGATGTAGTGGGAGGTGTTAATCTTAAAAATATTTTTGGAGAAAAAGCTCTTTCTATATTCATTGCACCGCCAAGTATTGAGGAGCTAAAAAACAGACTTATTTCTAGAGGAACTGATGATGAGGCAACTATTAAAATCAGAGTAGATAAAGCTGCGGAAGAACTTTCTTATCAAGATAAATTTGACAAAATTATCATTAACGATGATTTATCCGTAGCTCAGAAAGAAGTAGAACAAGTGATTCATCAATTTTTAAACTAA
- a CDS encoding IS982-like element ISRa1 family transposase, whose product MNNLEQIYERILEVLGLFSENQLISYQRRTPKMSDLEVISLNITAEYLSIDSELQLFRKLPNSLINKIERSVYNKRKRRLSLQTEQIRQRISMEFNEFEDIFIVDSMPMKVCENARSTRSKICKEQSYSSPTYGYCASQKLYFYGYKLHAVCSLNGVIKNFDISPASVHDIHYLKDSGEQMRNCTLIGDRGYLSAKVQIDLFNYANIKLDTPMRSNQKDYIPQFSLYKKKRKRIETFFSQLCDQFMIKRNYAKTFEGFKTRIISKITAATVIQYINKFIFQRKLNHLKISII is encoded by the coding sequence ATGAACAACTTAGAGCAAATATATGAAAGAATTTTGGAAGTTTTAGGACTTTTTTCAGAAAATCAACTGATTAGTTATCAGAGAAGAACACCTAAAATGAGCGATTTAGAAGTCATAAGTCTTAATATTACTGCTGAATACTTGAGTATTGATAGCGAATTACAGTTATTTAGAAAATTGCCAAACTCTCTGATAAACAAAATTGAAAGAAGTGTTTACAATAAGCGAAAACGAAGACTATCCCTACAAACAGAGCAAATTAGACAGCGTATTTCGATGGAGTTCAATGAGTTTGAAGATATTTTTATCGTTGATAGCATGCCAATGAAAGTTTGTGAAAACGCTCGTTCTACTCGTTCAAAAATTTGTAAAGAGCAATCCTATTCTTCACCAACATATGGTTATTGTGCTTCACAGAAATTATATTTCTATGGCTATAAACTACACGCAGTATGTTCTTTAAATGGTGTGATTAAGAATTTTGATATAAGCCCTGCATCCGTTCACGACATCCACTATTTAAAAGATAGTGGTGAGCAAATGCGAAACTGTACTTTAATTGGAGATAGAGGCTATTTATCAGCAAAAGTTCAAATAGATTTATTTAACTATGCTAATATTAAATTAGATACACCAATGAGAAGTAATCAGAAAGATTATATTCCTCAATTTTCATTGTACAAGAAAAAGCGAAAACGAATTGAGACATTTTTCTCTCAACTTTGCGACCAATTTATGATTAAAAGAAACTATGCTAAAACTTTTGAAGGCTTTAAAACAAGGATAATCAGTAAAATAACCGCCGCAACGGTTATTCAATATATCAATAAATTTATCTTCCAAAGAAAATTAAATCATCTAAAAATCAGTATTATTTAA
- a CDS encoding acetyl-CoA hydrolase/transferase family protein gives MHHYVSAEEAISIVKSGDRVFLHGSACTPNVLIDEMARQADRLRNVEVVSITQQGNMEIAKPQYKDSFYIKSLFVSTPVREAVNCGRGDFVPVFLSEIPLLFKNKVLPLDVAIVTVSPPDVHGYCTLGTSIDVARSAVDSAKSIIAVVNPKMPRTHGDGMIHVQRIDKMIWHEEELLTIDYGSKVTDVERQIGKNVAELIDDRSTLQMGIGTIPDAVLQCLTNHKDLGIHTEMLSDGVIDLIKNDVINNKYKGAHENRTITSFCFGTKRLYDFINDNPSIAFLDVLKVNHPIEIMKNQKMTAINSAIEVDLTGQVCADSIGTYQFSGIGGQMDFMRGAALSEGGKPIIAISSRTKKGVPRIVPLLKPGAGVVTTRGHIHYVITEYGTAYLYGKSLRERAKALIEIAHPDDREMLDKAAFERFKVEL, from the coding sequence ATGCATCATTATGTATCAGCCGAAGAGGCAATATCTATCGTTAAAAGTGGCGACCGTGTATTTTTGCACGGTAGTGCCTGTACACCTAATGTACTTATAGATGAAATGGCAAGACAAGCCGATAGGCTTAGAAATGTAGAGGTGGTTTCCATCACCCAACAAGGGAATATGGAGATTGCAAAGCCACAGTACAAAGACAGCTTCTACATTAAGTCTTTATTTGTATCTACGCCAGTAAGAGAAGCAGTAAACTGCGGGAGAGGAGATTTCGTTCCTGTGTTCTTGAGTGAAATTCCATTGTTATTCAAAAATAAAGTGCTTCCGCTAGATGTGGCTATCGTTACGGTATCGCCTCCTGATGTACATGGCTACTGTACTTTAGGAACTTCTATAGATGTGGCTAGAAGTGCCGTAGATAGTGCGAAAAGCATTATTGCGGTAGTAAACCCTAAAATGCCAAGAACCCACGGAGATGGTATGATACATGTACAAAGAATAGACAAAATGATTTGGCACGAAGAGGAGCTTTTAACCATAGACTATGGCTCTAAAGTAACCGATGTAGAACGCCAAATAGGAAAGAATGTTGCCGAGCTTATAGACGACAGATCTACCCTACAAATGGGGATAGGTACTATCCCAGATGCGGTATTACAGTGCCTTACCAACCATAAAGATTTAGGGATACATACAGAAATGTTAAGTGATGGGGTGATAGATTTAATTAAGAATGATGTCATCAATAACAAATACAAAGGAGCTCACGAGAACCGCACCATTACAAGTTTCTGTTTCGGTACTAAAAGATTGTATGACTTCATCAATGACAACCCGTCTATTGCGTTCTTAGATGTATTAAAGGTAAACCACCCTATCGAAATTATGAAGAACCAAAAAATGACGGCGATTAACTCTGCCATAGAGGTTGATTTAACAGGACAAGTTTGTGCTGACTCTATCGGGACTTACCAGTTCAGTGGTATTGGTGGACAGATGGACTTTATGAGAGGAGCCGCTCTAAGTGAGGGTGGCAAGCCTATCATCGCCATTTCTTCTCGTACTAAAAAAGGTGTTCCGAGAATTGTTCCTCTACTAAAACCAGGGGCTGGTGTGGTAACTACAAGAGGGCATATCCACTATGTGATTACAGAATACGGCACAGCGTACCTTTACGGAAAGAGCCTTAGAGAAAGAGCTAAAGCGCTTATAGAAATAGCTCACCCTGATGATAGAGAAATGCTAGATAAAGCGGCATTTGAAAGATTCAAAGTAGAGTTGTAA
- a CDS encoding TonB-dependent receptor, translating into MKGFVFYGLLASSVVGAQQTPKDSTKTTEVAEVTFTKRLPISKDIINVEKELGAKNLGQDLPILLKNQMSVVSTSDAGNGVGYTGFRIRGTAGTSVNVMMNGVPYNDSESQGTFFVNVPDLTSSASQIVIQRGVGTSSNGAAAFGASVNIISREPEEHFYLRSDNSYGSFNTYKYSAEIGSGKFWNNRLSVMGRYTTIHSDGYIDRAFSDLSSYNFTALFEEGKTRLRLKMFGGKEQTYHAWNGINAKTMQENRKYNPSGAIYNKDWSQIIGYYDNETDNYQQNHYQLLWQQKLNSNWNLETTLHYTKGAGYYENYRQDNKFSRYNLPNISINGNEISRTDFIRKKWLDNDFYGIVSNLYGSLDNLDLNFGLVGNQYYGWHFGNVTGIQFTNIHEHEYYRNRSLKNEVSGFAKAILKLNQWEIFGDLQLRNIEYDTKILTGEEEGLNFNKNWLFFNPKAGINYRIPKGKVFLSYAVANREPNRAALVNNPQTVSERLNDWEFGIEKQWGSFSLTTNAYYMLYKNQLVLSGLINDVGAFIPQNVKDSYRLGLEIGTSTRITEQLHLTANATISRNKIKELDSQNEKGEKVVLKDTDISFSPNIMGNISLNYQLSPQFLIGLTQQYIGKQYLDNTQNKNYSLSDYYLADINAKYNLKLNRTNIDFSLLVNNLFNRKYANNGYVWAPDAYFFPQAGTNFMFGMSIKFQ; encoded by the coding sequence ATGAAAGGATTTGTTTTTTATGGACTTTTAGCAAGTTCCGTAGTTGGGGCACAACAAACCCCAAAAGACTCTACAAAGACCACAGAAGTGGCAGAAGTAACTTTTACCAAAAGGCTTCCTATTTCCAAAGACATCATCAATGTAGAAAAAGAACTAGGTGCTAAAAACTTGGGACAAGATTTACCTATTTTATTAAAGAATCAAATGTCTGTAGTTTCTACCTCCGATGCAGGTAATGGTGTAGGCTATACAGGTTTTAGAATTAGAGGTACAGCAGGCACTTCTGTAAATGTGATGATGAACGGCGTCCCATACAACGATTCTGAATCTCAAGGAACTTTTTTCGTTAATGTTCCAGACCTTACCAGCTCAGCCTCACAAATTGTGATACAAAGAGGTGTTGGTACTTCTTCGAACGGTGCGGCGGCATTTGGAGCTAGTGTTAATATTATTTCAAGAGAGCCAGAAGAGCATTTTTATCTTCGTTCAGACAACAGCTATGGCTCATTTAACACCTACAAATATTCAGCAGAAATAGGCTCTGGCAAATTTTGGAATAACAGGCTTTCCGTTATGGGGAGATATACCACGATACATTCGGACGGTTACATAGACCGAGCATTTTCAGACTTAAGTTCTTATAATTTCACAGCTCTTTTTGAAGAAGGAAAAACTAGATTAAGGCTTAAGATGTTTGGTGGAAAAGAACAAACTTATCATGCATGGAATGGCATCAATGCGAAGACGATGCAAGAAAACCGAAAGTATAATCCCTCTGGAGCCATATATAATAAAGATTGGAGTCAAATAATAGGATACTATGATAATGAAACCGACAACTACCAACAAAACCACTACCAATTACTTTGGCAACAGAAACTTAATTCTAATTGGAATTTAGAAACCACACTCCACTACACTAAAGGAGCAGGCTATTACGAAAATTATAGACAAGACAATAAATTCTCTAGGTATAACCTTCCTAACATTTCCATCAACGGCAATGAAATCAGCCGAACCGATTTCATCAGAAAAAAATGGCTAGATAACGATTTTTATGGTATTGTATCTAATCTTTACGGTTCATTAGATAACCTAGACTTAAACTTCGGGTTGGTAGGAAATCAATACTACGGTTGGCACTTTGGTAATGTTACAGGCATACAATTTACCAATATACACGAACACGAATATTACCGCAATCGTTCCTTGAAAAACGAAGTTTCAGGATTTGCTAAAGCCATTTTAAAACTCAATCAGTGGGAGATATTTGGAGATTTACAACTAAGAAATATTGAGTATGATACCAAAATCCTCACAGGGGAAGAAGAAGGATTAAACTTTAATAAAAACTGGTTGTTCTTCAATCCAAAAGCAGGAATCAACTATCGTATTCCGAAAGGAAAAGTATTTCTTTCCTATGCCGTTGCCAATAGAGAGCCTAACAGAGCGGCACTTGTAAATAATCCTCAAACCGTATCAGAACGCCTCAATGACTGGGAATTTGGTATTGAGAAGCAATGGGGTAGTTTTTCCCTCACCACCAATGCCTACTATATGCTTTATAAAAACCAGTTGGTACTTTCGGGGCTCATCAATGATGTAGGTGCATTTATTCCACAGAATGTAAAAGATAGCTATCGTTTAGGTTTAGAAATAGGCACTTCCACTCGAATTACAGAACAGCTCCACTTAACCGCTAATGCAACTATAAGTAGAAATAAAATTAAAGAACTAGACTCACAAAACGAAAAAGGAGAAAAAGTAGTTTTAAAAGACACAGATATTTCATTCTCTCCTAATATTATGGGAAATATCAGCTTAAATTACCAACTTAGTCCACAGTTTTTAATAGGACTTACTCAGCAATATATAGGGAAACAGTACCTAGATAATACTCAAAACAAAAATTATAGTTTATCTGATTATTACTTAGCTGATATAAACGCTAAATATAACTTAAAACTCAACAGAACCAATATAGATTTTAGCTTACTCGTAAATAACTTATTTAATAGAAAATACGCTAACAATGGTTATGTTTGGGCACCAGATGCTTACTTCTTCCCTCAAGCAGGCACTAACTTTATGTTCGGAATGAGCATTAAATTTCAGTAA
- the rpoN gene encoding RNA polymerase factor sigma-54: MLKQNLQLKLGQKLAPQQIQLMKLIQLHTLDFEEELERELEENPALEKVEEEADYGEEYSELDKLNDEDSDSIETDFDVNEYLFDDEPSYKTASSNYSPDDEEFDQQSVLTEGQTIYDYLIEQIRLRHISGEELVIAEYLIGNLDNDGYIRRELKAIVDDLAFSQGIYTTEERVEEILLNRVQKLDPPGVGARDLQECLLLQIRSKLQTAPNKNTELAEEILKTQFEALTNKHYKKIMQRLDCSEEELKEALDEISNLSPRLGGNFDTQTITINQEIIPDFTIQVKDNKVTPLLNSKNAPQLRVSSEYRDILDTYSHDKESKDHKQAALFIKQKLDAAKWYIDAINQRQNTLMQTISAIVKLQHEYFLTGDDKSLKPMILKDVADITGFDISTISRVVKSKYADTPNGIVLLKDLFSDSLTNEDGEEVSTKEIKTFLQEVVDNENKRKPYTDDALVKILKDKGYNIARRTIAKYRDQLNIPVARLRKEL; encoded by the coding sequence ATGCTAAAGCAAAATTTACAACTCAAACTAGGGCAGAAACTAGCGCCTCAACAAATACAGCTGATGAAACTGATACAGCTGCACACTCTTGATTTTGAAGAAGAGTTAGAAAGAGAACTAGAGGAAAACCCTGCCTTGGAAAAGGTAGAAGAAGAAGCCGATTATGGTGAAGAATACTCAGAGTTAGACAAACTGAACGATGAAGATTCTGATAGCATAGAAACAGATTTTGATGTAAATGAATACTTGTTTGATGATGAACCGTCTTACAAAACAGCGTCTAGCAACTACTCTCCTGACGATGAAGAGTTTGACCAACAAAGTGTACTCACCGAAGGACAAACCATCTATGACTATCTGATAGAACAAATCAGGCTAAGACATATCTCTGGAGAAGAGTTGGTAATAGCCGAATATCTTATTGGGAACTTAGATAATGATGGATATATTCGTAGAGAGCTTAAAGCTATCGTAGATGATTTAGCCTTCTCGCAAGGAATCTATACCACGGAAGAAAGAGTAGAAGAAATCCTCCTTAACAGAGTACAAAAACTTGACCCTCCAGGGGTAGGTGCTAGAGATTTACAAGAATGTTTGCTATTACAAATCCGTTCTAAACTGCAAACAGCACCTAACAAAAACACAGAACTCGCAGAGGAAATTCTTAAAACTCAGTTTGAAGCACTTACGAATAAGCATTACAAAAAAATAATGCAGAGGCTAGACTGCTCAGAGGAAGAGTTAAAAGAGGCTTTAGACGAAATAAGTAATCTTTCGCCTCGTTTGGGTGGTAACTTTGATACGCAAACCATTACCATCAACCAAGAGATTATCCCTGATTTTACCATTCAGGTTAAAGATAATAAGGTAACGCCTCTGCTCAATAGCAAAAATGCACCACAACTAAGGGTTTCTAGTGAGTATCGTGATATTTTAGATACTTATTCTCACGATAAAGAGTCTAAAGACCATAAACAAGCGGCACTATTCATCAAACAAAAATTAGATGCAGCTAAGTGGTACATAGATGCCATCAACCAAAGACAAAATACTTTAATGCAAACCATTTCTGCTATTGTAAAACTACAACACGAGTATTTCTTAACGGGTGATGACAAATCCTTAAAACCAATGATTTTAAAAGATGTTGCAGACATTACAGGGTTTGACATTTCTACCATTTCTAGAGTAGTCAAGAGTAAATATGCAGATACGCCAAACGGCATTGTACTACTTAAAGATTTGTTCTCTGACAGCCTAACCAACGAAGATGGTGAGGAAGTTTCTACCAAAGAAATTAAAACGTTCTTACAAGAAGTAGTAGATAACGAGAACAAAAGAAAACCCTATACTGATGATGCTTTAGTTAAAATTCTTAAAGACAAAGGCTACAACATTGCTAGAAGAACCATAGCCAAATACAGAGACCAGCTAAATATCCCTGTAGCAAGATTAAGAAAAGAACTATAA